The window ATGGCAGCCGGATTGCTCAGCAACCTTGCACTGAACGCTTGGCTGCTACCGATGTATGGCTTGCAAGGTGCCGTGATCGCGACGCTTTGCTCTCACGGCGTTGTGATGAGCGGAGTTTGGTTGGCGATGATCGGCTGTGGATACAAAGTCGACATGACGCTGGTCGTGCTCTCACTGTTACCGGTCAGCCTGTTGGTCTCCCCGTATGTCGCGTTGCTGCTCGCGATCGCAATTGGCCTGATGGTTTGGAATGATGATGCGACTCGTCAACGATGGTTGGAAAGCCTGCCAGAAAACGTCCGAGCGAAGCTGCCCCTGTTGGGCTGACGCTCAAGTTCCGTACGATGGGATTCCAATCCCGTCGAAATGGAAACCCAAAGCGTCAGCGAGGCTCTCCAACGTTCACGACGGCCCCATCCGGGGCGACCTCCTGTTCTTCGCCAAGGACTCGGGGCTTCCACCCCGAGCTATGGAAGACGGCCCCATCCGGGGCGACGCAGACGAATCACGGCATTCCACGCGAACCTTTTGCGTCACTATTCGCACTTGTATCCCGATCAGCACAATTCACAATTGGCTCGGTATTGCCGATCATCGCACACGAGGCGGGCGTTCCTCCGCGAACGTGAACAAACCCTCTTTCGCCGGCCTTGACGATCGCCCCAAAAATGGCGTTTGATACGGGGATGAACACACCCAACGACTCCACCGAAACTCGGCAACTTGGCCCAAAAGACATTGAGGCCAAAATTCCCCACCGCGCTCCCATGCTGTTGCTGGATGAAGTGGTGGAGATCACCGAGAACACGCTGCACGCCCGCAAAACGTTCTCCGCAGACGAGTTCTTTGTGCAGGGGCACTTTCCCGATTACCCATTGGTTCCCGGCGTGATTCAGTGCGAATGCTGCCTGCAAGCCGGAGCGATCCTGCTGTCCGAACACACGCCCGCTGTGGGTGAGTTTGTGCCCGTGGCAACTCGAATGGACAGCGTGAAGTTCAAAAACATGGTGCGGCCGGGCGACACAGTCGACATTCATGTGACGCTCAAAGAACAACTTTCCAACGCTTTTTTCCTCTCCGGCAAAATGCTGCTCAACGGGAAGGTCACCACTCGGCTCGAATTCGCATGCAGCATCACCCAGACTCAACCAACCGGTTCCTCTGACTCGGATGCAACATCGTGAGCACGGAACCAACTCCGGCGATGGATTTCTTAGGGATGTCTGGCAAGACATTCCTGGTCATGGGTGTCGCCAACAAGAAAAGCGTTGCCTTCGCCATCGCCAAGCAAATCGAGCAGGCCGGCGGAGAGGTCATCTATGCCGTTCGCAGTGAAGCTCGTCGAGATAGCTTGTCCAAATTGTTGGCCGACCGCCGGTTGATCGTTTGCGACGTTGAACAACAAGAGGACATCGAAGCGATGGCCGCTGAACTTCAACGAGACAACGTGACGCTCGCCGGTGTTGTCCACTCGATTGCCTTTGCGGATTACAGCGATGGCATCCGTCCGTTCCACGAAACCACCCGCCGTCAGTTCCTTCAAGCGATCGACATCTCGGCGTTCTCATTGGTCGCAGTTTGCAATGCCATCAAAGATCAGCTCGCCAACGATGCCAGCGTCGTCACGATTGGGATCAGCACCACGCGGATGGCCAGCGAAAGCTACGGCTTCATGGCGCCGATCAAAGCCGCCCTGGAATCGTCTTTGGCATTTCTCACCAAGTCGTTCAGCCGATTCAGCCAAGTGCGTTTCAACGCCGTCGCGGCTGGGCTGCTGAAAACGAGTGCTTCGGCGGGGATCCCTGGTTACGTCGATTCCTACCTGTACGCAGAAAAAGTCATCCCACGCGGGGAAGCAGTTTCCACGAACGAGGTCGCGTCAACGGCAGCCTTTTTACTGTCGTCACGCAGCAGTGGAATCACAGCCCAATCGATCGTGGTCGATGCCGGCATGTCCATCAACTATTTTGATGCCGACGTAGTCGGAGCGGTCACCAACGCATCGGTCGACTGAAACCGGGTTCCCAAGCTGAGTTCGCCCACTCACCGACAACACACATCCATCGCACCTTCAATCTCTGAGTTTCCGGGCATGACCCAAGCCATCTACATCAACGGTGAATACTTCTCACGCGAAGACGCCAAGATCAGTGTCTACGATCACGGACTGCTGTACGGCGACGGCGTGTTCGAAGGGATGCGGATCTACTCGGGCAAAGTGTTCGCACTCGAAGACCACATGACACGGCTCTACGAAAGCGCTCGTGCGATCATGCTGGACATTCCCATCGCAATCGATGCTTTGACGACTGCAGTGAACGAAACCGTTGCAAAAAATGGTTTGACAGAAGGCTACATTCGCTTGGTCGTCACCCGTGGTGGCAACCAATTGGGGCTCAACCCGTTCTCGTGTGAAGATCCCCAAGTGATCATCATCGCGGATACGATCTCGTTGTACCCTGAGAAGTTCTACACCGAAGGTTTGGAACTGATCACCGCGTCGACGATCCGCAACCATCCCGCCGCGCTCAGCCCCCGCGTGAAGTCGTTGAACTACCTCAACAACATCATGGCGAAGATCGAAGCCATTCGCGCCGGGTGCATTGAAGCGGTGATGCTGAACACCAAAGGCGAAGTTGCCGAGTGCACCGGCGACAACATTTTCATCGTCCGTGGCGGCCGGTTGATCACCCCACCAATCGATGCAGGAATCCTTGAAGGGATCACGCGTAACACCGTGATTGATCTCGCTCGCGAAAATGGGATCGAAGTGGCCGAGGAAGCCATGACCCGTCACGACATCTTTGTCGCCGATGAATGCTTCCTAACCGGCAGTGCCGCCGAAGTCATCCCCGCGGTCAAACTCGATGGGCGAGTCATTGGCGATGGCAAACCCGGCCCAATGACTCAAAAGCTCAACGCGGCCTTCCGTGCATTTGTGGCTCGTTAGTAGTTCGCCAAGACCGTAGCGGAAGTCGCCAAGACTTTCGGCTGGAGCCCAATCGCCGAAACTCTTGGCGAGTTCCGCTACATTTTCTGTGCGTACTTTGGGTCATTGCGACGGAAACACTCGGTTCGTTTTAAGAACGAGAGAGTTCGCCAAAGAACCTCCCAACTATCTGGCTCAAACAATCGGAGGTTGGGATAACCAGGGATCAGGCATCCGGTATAGATATAACATGCAAATCCATCGACCGGCACAAGCCCTTTCCGTTCGGGGTTGCGAGCGATGTACTCCGCAACATCTTCGATTGCCGAACACTCGCATTCTGATTCGCGCAGCACATGATCGTAAGGCTGCCGCTGAAACTGGAAACCGATTCGCTTCAAGCAAGAGTTCCAATCCTTTCGAACCGCCTTCATCGCGAGACGTTGGTCAGTACTTTCACTTAATCCGCACCACAACAGATGGGCGTGGTCTGGCATCAAGCAGAAAATGGGGCACGCCAACTGGTAACGAAACATTGCATGGGCGAGGACTTCACGGAACTTGTACAAGAAACGCGGGTCCAACCAACCTGTTCGACGATCTTCAATCGCCATCGTCCAGTGGACCCAAGCAAGCCCGCGATAGGACTCCGGATCAAGCCGTTTCGATCGCTGTTTCTGTCTCGCGTCCATCCAAAAATCCTATCACCCCCAGCCGTAGGGAACGTCGTTCGCCCGCAGGAAAGGTAGCGGAAGTCGCCAAGACTTTCGGCCGGCCCCCAACGCCGAAACTCTTGGCGAGTTCCGCTACGACGGCGAGTTCCGCTACGGCCCAATCCCTCACGCTGCTGAAAACGCGTCGCGGAGATGCTTGAGGTTGCGGGGGTTTTGACCGAGATCCCCTTTGCCGACCCGAGACTGACTTTCCGCATCGACGCGAGTGAAAACGTCACCGGAGGACGAAACGTCCTCCGTCAAACGCACGTGGACGTCATCGACAAACCGCAGCCACTTCGTCCGGCGGGTCAAGTGAATCGATTGCGTTTGATCGGTCGCCAATGTGTCCATTGGGTCAGCGGTCATCGACTCAATTTGCCAAATGGATTCGGTCTCCACCCATCGCTCCAAATCGGCCCGTACGTCAGCGATACGTTGATGCAATCGCATCGGTCTCATTTGCGGGTCCGTGGCGGAATCATCCCACTTGGCATGATTGGTCGTCCAATCTCGTCCCCAATCGTCGACGAGAGTCGCCACACGTGCGACAATCGCCAACGTTACCACCCCAGCGATTGCCGCTCCTGTCATTGCTCTTCTCGTTTGTTTTCGCGAGCGGTCATCCCGCTGCTTACTTTGAATTGTCACGTCGACCATGGATCTATTTGCCGATCAAGAAGCTGACCATTTGTTTGCTGCCCAGCCCTTGGCCGCGCGAATGCGTCCCAAGAAGCTATCGGAGTTCGTCGGCCAACAACACATCCTAGGCGAAGGGAAACTGCTTCGGCGATTGATCGCCAGTGGTCGCGTTGGCTCGATCCTGCTGCACGGCCCACCGGGAACCGGCAAGACCACGCTGGCTCACCTGATCGCGTCAGAGCAGAACAGCGAGCTGATCACTCTCAATGCCATCAGCAGCGGTGTGAAAGACGTTCGCGAAGTGCTGGCCAAAGCACGCGACCGCGTGTCGGCGGGCGACCCAAGGCCACTGCTTTTCATTGATGAGATTCATCGATTCAACAAATCTCAGCAAGACGCACTGCTCGCCGATGTGGAATCGGGCATCATCTCTCTGATCGGTGCCACAACCAGCAATCCATACTTCGCCGTCAATGCCGCGCTCATCAGTCGAAGCCAATTGTTCGGCTTAGAACCTGTTTCGGTCGAAGACATGCGCAGCCTGCTGAAACGGGCGATCACCGACCGAGAATGTGGCCTGGGAAATCAGAATGTGACCATCGACGAAGACGCGATCGACTATCTCTCATCTGCTTCGGATGGAGACGCTCGCAAAGCTCTCACGGCACTGGAAGTGGCAGTGCACAGCCATGAGAATCCAAAAGCATCGATCACGCGAGACGATGTTGCCGAATCCATGACCAGTCGCATCGCTGGTTACGATGCCACCGGCGATGATCACTATGATTTGGCCAGCGCACTGATCAAAAGCATTCGAGGCAGCGATGTGGACGCGTCCTTGTACTGGCTCGCCCGGATGCTGGAGGGCGGTGAAGACATTCGCTTCCTTTGCAGGCGATTGGTGATTTTGGCCAGCGAGGACATTGGCAACGCGGACCCGCAGGCGTTGATCATCGCGGTCAGCGCCATGCAAGCTTGCGAGATGATCGGACTTCCCGAAGCTCAACTCACGTTAAGCCAAACGGTGGCCTACCTCAGCCTTGCTCCCAAGAGCAACGCGACGACTTCCGCGATCAGCGCCGCCCGTCGGGACGTTCGAGATCGCCAGGTCATTCCCGTTCCCAAGATGCTTCGTTGCGGACACTACACCGGCGCCGAAGAACTTGGTCATGGCGACGGTTACAAGTCCGCGCACAACACCGAGGAGGGCGTGGCCAAGCTGGATTACTTGGGCGTCGACCGCCGCTACTACAAACCGGTCGAGCGAGGATTCGAATCAGAACTCGCCTCGCGGCTGCAAAAAATTCGCGATCAGTTAGGCAGAGAGACCGAGTGAATCACATCCGTGACTCTCGGACGGGGAAAGCAGCGTAACGAATTGTTCTATTCGATCGTTGCTTCAACAACTTGTGAGGGATTCACTACAGCCAATCCAGCTGAGTGATCCTTCGCAGTCGGTCCTCGAAATTCCCGAGCAGACCGCCGACTAAAACCCATTCGTGACGATCCCTCAGCTCGATTTCGCCGAACTTGTTGATTCGCAAAATAGAGTCACCATTGACGCCAGCTTCATGGAGCTGGCCCATGTCGATTTCGCCTTCGTTGATAACGTCCAACAGCGATTTGCCGGTGAGTTCGATGAATTGCATGGTCGCAACCTAGCAGACGGATTCAAAGACGAGTCGTTTCTCATTGCCCCACGGCGCTCGTCCGTCCAACCAGCTTAATTCAACGCAAAAGGTTTTCGACAACCGGCGTCAAATCTCGGCCAGAAAATTCGATCGCCGCCACTTTGCCCTCTTGATCGATCACCGCCACAAACAGCAACGAAACCACGCCAAAACGGTATGCAACGGAGTTGGCAACAGACGCTTCCGGGTCGGAAACACTCCGAAAACTCGGAAACGAAATTTTGTTTCGAGATTCAAACGCGGGAACGTCTGTCGACTGAACATCCAAGTTCATTCCCACGATCGCAACCTTCTCCGGATACTGGCGGGCGATCTTTTGAAGATTGTCGACGACCAACAAAGAGTCTGCAAAAGCGGCCGACCAGAACGGCATCAGAACGACTTTGCCACGATAGTCATCCATCGACAGCTCATCGCCCTTTGTGCTGGGCAGGTCTGGATCAAAAGTCTTGCCGATAATTTTTTCACGATTGTCGCGGGCCTGAAGTGCCGTCCTAGCCTCACTTCCACGGTCGTCTTGCATGGATGCAAACTTGTCATCCAAAACTTGGTAGGTCGCCTCGGACAAATCCAAACGACCAACCGTCTCCGCTTCCAAACTCGCGCCCGCTAAGAACTGTGTCGTCAAGAGATCGGGTTGCTCATCTGCCAACGATTCAATCGCTGCCTTCCAATCGTTGATTGACACTGCGGAGTCCGATGGATCGGTGTTTTCGTTGGCCTCGGTGATGAATGTTTCCATCAAATTCTGAACGCGAGCTGTCGCTTCGCTGATTTGAAAACTTGGGCCGGCGATTTGGCGGGCCATGTCCACCAATCCCCCCATCGCATCGGACTCGCCGGCGATTGCCTCACCTGACTCGACAAATTCTTCCAGGATCATCGCGCGAACCCGCGAGGCTTCTTCAACATGTTCGAATTGCAGTAACGCGTCTTTCGCTTGCCCCATCACCATCAAGGTTGCTGCGTCGGGAGAGGAACTTGCTTGCAGCAATCGATCGATTTGAGAAACCACTCGACTGGGCGCATCTGACTTTCCGTTTCGCAGGTCTTCGATCGCGAAACCGATCAACACAAGCTGGCTGTCTGAGCGGACTTCCGGATCGGAATCTTCTTGAAGCGACTCCGCCAATAGTTGCAAACTCTCAGCCGCTTTCAGATCCCCCAAAGACGCCAAGTGTGAAAGTGATTGCAGCTCACCTCGGCGGCCGATCGCCTTCTCCTTCTCGGTTGCATCCGCGTGTTCGATCAAGCGACGCGAAGCCTCACGTTTCCACGTGGCGATGCGTTTTAGCTCGCTGAAAGCGGTGGCACTATCTTCGATGCCGGACTGACCGCTTGTGATCATCCGCATCTCGATATCTGCTTCGGAGAGAAACGTCCGGAGCTGCTCGGGCTTCAAATCATTTGCGAGCTGCTTCCTGCGACCATCCAACTGAGAAGCAACGCTCTGAGGCACGTCAATCACGGCTGGGTCATCGACGACTGGCTGCGCAGCAACCTCGCCATTCGTATTATTACTGGTGGCCGGTGACTCGGGCGTTGAAGCAGCGCTGCTATCCCCGACCAGCAATAGATCGTCGTCGGACGTCTGGTCCGTCTCCTCGGACTGACCATCGTTGGTCTCCAAAGATGGAGCCCCCGACGCAGGATCCGTCGACTCAGCAGAAGGCTGGCGAGTGCAGCCTCCAACAATTTGGGTCAACAAGATCGCAAAGACGCATGCTCCGATGGTTTTCGGCAACGTGCCCATCACGACGGCAATTTGAGCTTGAATCATCCAATGACATCCCTGAAGAACGAAAGCCACTATTCTACTGGCCAACGGGCCAGTTCGAATACCGTTCGTTCAATTCTGGTCGGATTGGATGACCGACATTCTGAGATCTGACAAAGGCATTTCCGGTCACGTCCGTTGATACGACTCGGTAGACGCTCGAAATAAACGCCACCAATTGAATCAGGAACTGACTGCCGCGTTATGCGGAGGACCGGTTCGGTGCAGACGCCAACTTGGCGAACCTGCACAAATCATCATCTCAGGCAGCGGTGTGCTCAGCCGACAGAGCATCGAGCAAGTCGGCGAAGCGATCATCGGCTTCGCGACGACGACGCAGACGTTCTGCGACGCTCCAGCTGCTGCGGATCTTCATGACACGGCGAGTGATCTCAGCGTCGGATGGTGCTGTCTCATTCTGCGATGCAGTTGAGATCATCGAGACGTTTTCGAGCGATGGCATGGTTTCGGTCAACATTGCGATTCTTCCTGAAACGGGGCTTTCATAAGGCTCGGTACCACGTTGACGCCGGTACCGATTTGGATGCCTCCATCCGAGGCATTGGCGTCTGGATTGGTGGTAA of the Rhodopirellula baltica SH 1 genome contains:
- a CDS encoding 3-hydroxyacyl-ACP dehydratase FabZ family protein, with the protein product MAFDTGMNTPNDSTETRQLGPKDIEAKIPHRAPMLLLDEVVEITENTLHARKTFSADEFFVQGHFPDYPLVPGVIQCECCLQAGAILLSEHTPAVGEFVPVATRMDSVKFKNMVRPGDTVDIHVTLKEQLSNAFFLSGKMLLNGKVTTRLEFACSITQTQPTGSSDSDATS
- a CDS encoding TlpA family protein disulfide reductase, with translation MIQAQIAVVMGTLPKTIGACVFAILLTQIVGGCTRQPSAESTDPASGAPSLETNDGQSEETDQTSDDDLLLVGDSSAASTPESPATSNNTNGEVAAQPVVDDPAVIDVPQSVASQLDGRRKQLANDLKPEQLRTFLSEADIEMRMITSGQSGIEDSATAFSELKRIATWKREASRRLIEHADATEKEKAIGRRGELQSLSHLASLGDLKAAESLQLLAESLQEDSDPEVRSDSQLVLIGFAIEDLRNGKSDAPSRVVSQIDRLLQASSSPDAATLMVMGQAKDALLQFEHVEEASRVRAMILEEFVESGEAIAGESDAMGGLVDMARQIAGPSFQISEATARVQNLMETFITEANENTDPSDSAVSINDWKAAIESLADEQPDLLTTQFLAGASLEAETVGRLDLSEATYQVLDDKFASMQDDRGSEARTALQARDNREKIIGKTFDPDLPSTKGDELSMDDYRGKVVLMPFWSAAFADSLLVVDNLQKIARQYPEKVAIVGMNLDVQSTDVPAFESRNKISFPSFRSVSDPEASVANSVAYRFGVVSLLFVAVIDQEGKVAAIEFSGRDLTPVVENLLR
- a CDS encoding replication-associated recombination protein A; the protein is MDLFADQEADHLFAAQPLAARMRPKKLSEFVGQQHILGEGKLLRRLIASGRVGSILLHGPPGTGKTTLAHLIASEQNSELITLNAISSGVKDVREVLAKARDRVSAGDPRPLLFIDEIHRFNKSQQDALLADVESGIISLIGATTSNPYFAVNAALISRSQLFGLEPVSVEDMRSLLKRAITDRECGLGNQNVTIDEDAIDYLSSASDGDARKALTALEVAVHSHENPKASITRDDVAESMTSRIAGYDATGDDHYDLASALIKSIRGSDVDASLYWLARMLEGGEDIRFLCRRLVILASEDIGNADPQALIIAVSAMQACEMIGLPEAQLTLSQTVAYLSLAPKSNATTSAISAARRDVRDRQVIPVPKMLRCGHYTGAEELGHGDGYKSAHNTEEGVAKLDYLGVDRRYYKPVERGFESELASRLQKIRDQLGRETE
- the ilvE gene encoding branched-chain-amino-acid transaminase codes for the protein MTQAIYINGEYFSREDAKISVYDHGLLYGDGVFEGMRIYSGKVFALEDHMTRLYESARAIMLDIPIAIDALTTAVNETVAKNGLTEGYIRLVVTRGGNQLGLNPFSCEDPQVIIIADTISLYPEKFYTEGLELITASTIRNHPAALSPRVKSLNYLNNIMAKIEAIRAGCIEAVMLNTKGEVAECTGDNIFIVRGGRLITPPIDAGILEGITRNTVIDLARENGIEVAEEAMTRHDIFVADECFLTGSAAEVIPAVKLDGRVIGDGKPGPMTQKLNAAFRAFVAR
- a CDS encoding DUF1499 domain-containing protein, which produces MTGAAIAGVVTLAIVARVATLVDDWGRDWTTNHAKWDDSATDPQMRPMRLHQRIADVRADLERWVETESIWQIESMTADPMDTLATDQTQSIHLTRRTKWLRFVDDVHVRLTEDVSSSGDVFTRVDAESQSRVGKGDLGQNPRNLKHLRDAFSAA
- a CDS encoding enoyl-ACP reductase, with the protein product MSTEPTPAMDFLGMSGKTFLVMGVANKKSVAFAIAKQIEQAGGEVIYAVRSEARRDSLSKLLADRRLIVCDVEQQEDIEAMAAELQRDNVTLAGVVHSIAFADYSDGIRPFHETTRRQFLQAIDISAFSLVAVCNAIKDQLANDASVVTIGISTTRMASESYGFMAPIKAALESSLAFLTKSFSRFSQVRFNAVAAGLLKTSASAGIPGYVDSYLYAEKVIPRGEAVSTNEVASTAAFLLSSRSSGITAQSIVVDAGMSINYFDADVVGAVTNASVD